In Phyllobacterium zundukense, one DNA window encodes the following:
- a CDS encoding PIN domain-containing protein, with protein sequence MSARILDSSVLMAILLGELGQERASALAEGGLMSSVNLAEVMTKCIEFAFSEDVALSYFHASNITVLDFNHTLAVAAGELQRKAPRGVLSLGDRACIATALHHQGTAVTADRIWSTLDLGCPVELIR encoded by the coding sequence GTGAGCGCGCGCATTTTGGATTCTTCCGTTTTGATGGCAATCCTGCTTGGGGAGCTGGGTCAGGAACGGGCATCGGCCCTGGCAGAAGGCGGTTTGATGAGCAGTGTCAATCTTGCCGAGGTCATGACAAAGTGTATTGAGTTCGCTTTTAGCGAAGACGTGGCGCTGAGCTACTTCCACGCCAGCAATATAACCGTTCTCGACTTCAATCATACGCTTGCTGTTGCAGCTGGAGAATTACAACGCAAGGCGCCTCGGGGCGTGCTTTCTCTAGGTGATCGCGCCTGCATCGCGACAGCTCTTCATCATCAGGGTACCGCTGTTACTGCCGACCGCATTTGGTCTACACTTGATCTCGGCTGTCCTGTTGAACTCATCCGATAG
- a CDS encoding DUF423 domain-containing protein, translating to MDINRVFAGLGGLFGAAGIAAYAAAAHSTDGHMATIAPILFIHAPAFLVLSILARINRAAYFGGLVLVLGLLFFIGDLASRDYAGDRLFAFAAPLGGSLLILGWVVVAATAFRAFDFKKSL from the coding sequence TTGGATATCAATCGCGTTTTCGCCGGCCTTGGCGGCCTGTTTGGGGCGGCTGGCATCGCGGCCTATGCGGCAGCTGCCCATAGCACGGATGGTCATATGGCCACGATTGCGCCGATCCTCTTTATCCACGCCCCGGCTTTTCTGGTGCTGTCGATCCTGGCCAGGATCAACCGGGCTGCCTATTTTGGCGGGCTGGTGCTGGTGCTCGGATTGCTGTTCTTCATCGGCGATCTGGCGTCGCGCGATTACGCCGGCGACCGGCTGTTCGCCTTCGCCGCGCCACTTGGCGGTTCACTGCTTATTCTCGGATGGGTCGTCGTGGCTGCGACAGCGTTTCGGGCGTTCGATTTCAAGAAATCGCTCTGA
- a CDS encoding isovaleryl-CoA dehydrogenase encodes MYQSGLKFGLSEEIEALRDTVQRFAQDRIAPLAAETDQNNQFPMHLWQEMGALGLLGMTADPDFGGSGLGYLAHAVAMEEISRASASIGLSYGAHSNLCVNQINRWGTDEQKARYLPKLCSGEHVGALAMSEPGAGSDVVSMKLRADKKNDRYVLNGNKMWITNGPDASTLVVYAKTDLALGSRGMTAFLIEKEFKGFSTAQKLDKLGMRGSNTCELVFDDCEVPFENVLGEEGKGVKILMSGLDYERVVLAAGPIGIMAACLDVVVPYVHERKQFGQPIGEFQLMQGKLADMYTTMNASRAYVYAVASACDRGETTRKDAAGCILYAAEKATWCALEAIQALGGNGYINDYPTGRLLRDAKLYEIGAGTSEIRRMLIGREMFAESV; translated from the coding sequence ATGTATCAGTCGGGCCTAAAATTCGGACTTTCTGAAGAGATCGAAGCGCTCCGCGATACCGTGCAACGGTTCGCGCAGGATCGGATTGCACCGCTTGCCGCGGAAACCGATCAGAACAATCAATTCCCGATGCATTTGTGGCAGGAGATGGGTGCGCTTGGCCTTCTCGGCATGACCGCAGACCCGGATTTCGGCGGCTCGGGACTTGGCTACCTCGCCCATGCGGTGGCAATGGAGGAAATCTCCCGTGCTTCTGCCTCGATCGGTCTCTCCTACGGTGCGCACTCCAATCTCTGTGTCAACCAGATCAACCGCTGGGGCACGGATGAGCAGAAGGCACGATATCTGCCGAAGCTGTGCTCGGGCGAACATGTCGGCGCACTCGCCATGTCCGAGCCGGGTGCAGGCTCCGACGTCGTGTCAATGAAACTGCGCGCCGACAAGAAGAACGACCGTTATGTTCTTAACGGCAACAAGATGTGGATCACCAATGGTCCAGACGCCAGCACACTGGTTGTCTATGCCAAGACCGATCTGGCGCTAGGCTCGCGCGGCATGACGGCGTTTCTGATCGAGAAGGAGTTCAAGGGCTTTTCCACGGCGCAGAAGCTCGACAAGCTCGGCATGCGCGGTTCCAACACCTGCGAACTCGTGTTCGACGACTGCGAAGTGCCGTTCGAGAACGTCCTTGGCGAAGAAGGCAAGGGCGTCAAGATCCTGATGTCAGGGCTGGATTATGAGCGCGTCGTGCTCGCTGCCGGGCCAATCGGGATCATGGCTGCCTGCCTCGACGTGGTCGTTCCCTACGTGCACGAGCGCAAGCAATTCGGCCAGCCGATCGGCGAATTCCAGCTGATGCAGGGTAAGCTGGCCGATATGTACACGACGATGAATGCCTCGCGCGCCTATGTCTATGCCGTGGCCTCTGCGTGCGATCGCGGCGAGACCACACGCAAGGACGCCGCCGGCTGCATCCTCTATGCCGCTGAAAAGGCGACATGGTGTGCGCTGGAAGCCATCCAGGCGCTGGGCGGCAATGGTTACATCAACGACTATCCGACCGGGCGGCTTCTGCGTGATGCCAAGCTGTATGAAATCGGTGCTGGGACAAGCGAAATACGGCGCATGCTGATCGGACGGGAGATGTTTGCGGAGAGTGTTTGA
- a CDS encoding TetR/AcrR family transcriptional regulator, whose product MARTTGSDGEKTRSAIDAAAKRLIARIGYEAMTMRQLADEVGVQSAAFYRYYPNKQELLFSLMHDHMDRLLGAWEYESRKAHAPLERLSAFIRFHIRYHVERRDDVHIGNMELRSLSPENRAFIVELRSRYENGLREILDDGLDAREFVIDDIALTTRAIIAMTTGVNLWFRADDRLTVAEIAEKYVQMGLRLVGAKNIATTKTGGRNVSVGPKIRTF is encoded by the coding sequence ATGGCACGTACGACCGGATCAGATGGTGAGAAGACACGCAGCGCAATCGACGCGGCGGCAAAGCGCTTGATTGCAAGAATCGGCTATGAGGCGATGACAATGCGCCAGCTTGCCGATGAAGTTGGCGTGCAGTCTGCCGCGTTCTACCGCTACTACCCGAACAAGCAGGAACTATTGTTTTCCCTCATGCATGATCACATGGATCGCCTGCTCGGTGCATGGGAATATGAAAGCCGTAAAGCCCATGCGCCGCTGGAAAGGCTGTCCGCCTTTATCCGGTTTCACATCCGATACCATGTGGAAAGGCGCGATGACGTCCATATCGGCAATATGGAACTGCGCAGCCTTAGCCCGGAAAATCGGGCTTTTATCGTCGAACTGCGCTCGCGCTATGAAAACGGGCTGCGCGAGATCCTGGATGACGGCCTCGATGCGCGCGAATTCGTCATCGACGACATCGCCCTGACGACGCGTGCCATCATCGCGATGACCACCGGCGTAAATCTCTGGTTCCGCGCGGACGACAGGCTTACTGTCGCAGAAATTGCAGAAAAATACGTGCAGATGGGACTGCGCCTTGTTGGCGCCAAGAACATCGCGACAACTAAAACGGGAGGACGGAATGTATCAGTCGGGCCTAAAATTCGGACTTTCTGA
- a CDS encoding AbrB/MazE/SpoVT family DNA-binding domain-containing protein: MARTKSERFAEEPKKFEYEQPLFPSSSQMGVRATLGAGGRLVIPAELRALMEFSPGDAAVLRVVDGVLHVISGKMVMKRVQAEAEKFKARNPGVSVVDELIAERRAEAARDTQEANAWRKKHGLPLLDGGE, encoded by the coding sequence ATGGCGAGAACGAAAAGCGAGCGTTTTGCCGAGGAGCCGAAAAAGTTTGAATATGAACAGCCCCTCTTTCCTTCATCTTCACAAATGGGCGTCCGTGCAACTTTGGGTGCGGGGGGACGGTTGGTCATACCTGCGGAATTGCGCGCACTGATGGAATTTTCACCCGGAGACGCGGCGGTACTGCGTGTTGTCGATGGTGTGCTCCATGTCATTTCTGGAAAGATGGTTATGAAACGCGTTCAGGCCGAAGCTGAGAAATTCAAGGCAAGGAATCCCGGCGTGAGCGTGGTTGATGAACTTATCGCAGAACGTCGTGCAGAAGCCGCACGCGACACCCAAGAAGCCAATGCCTGGCGCAAAAAGCACGGTCTGCCGTTATTGGACGGTGGCGAGTGA
- a CDS encoding DUF1640 domain-containing protein — protein sequence MAQKLTRVASLKSGDGGGTFDAMEHRVAFLEKSFEKMDGKLDILVSEFSRFREDVSKEFSQSRLEFAQLRADVSSEFSQVRAETSKLRTDVSNDISKFRTDVSNDISKLRTDVSKDIAQLRTDVSSDITQLRQAVSEDITKLRDDVSYLKGKIETLPSGESFGELRGRVQSLPTTAKLASLLAIAVGVIAIINKWPGVVDAIFGW from the coding sequence ATGGCTCAAAAGCTTACGCGGGTAGCAAGCTTGAAATCGGGTGATGGCGGTGGCACATTTGATGCCATGGAACACAGGGTCGCATTCCTGGAAAAATCGTTTGAGAAGATGGATGGCAAGCTTGACATCCTCGTCAGCGAATTCTCGCGATTCAGAGAAGATGTTTCAAAGGAATTTTCTCAGTCGCGCTTGGAGTTTGCGCAGTTAAGGGCAGACGTTTCCAGCGAGTTTTCACAAGTAAGAGCGGAAACATCCAAGCTCAGAACTGACGTCTCCAACGACATCTCGAAGTTCAGAACTGACGTCTCCAATGACATCTCGAAGCTTAGAACAGACGTTTCCAAGGACATCGCTCAATTGAGGACTGACGTTTCCTCGGATATTACACAACTGAGGCAAGCTGTTTCCGAGGATATTACGAAACTGCGCGATGATGTTTCTTACCTGAAAGGCAAGATAGAGACACTGCCCTCGGGCGAATCATTTGGTGAACTTCGGGGGCGCGTACAGAGCCTGCCCACGACAGCAAAGCTTGCCAGCCTTCTGGCTATCGCCGTCGGGGTGATTGCGATCATCAACAAATGGCCCGGTGTCGTCGATGCCATCTTCGGATGGTAG